In Lagopus muta isolate bLagMut1 chromosome 20, bLagMut1 primary, whole genome shotgun sequence, the following proteins share a genomic window:
- the DHX40 gene encoding probable ATP-dependent RNA helicase DHX40, which yields MEGGALPIRRHRRALVRAVSEQPFLIVTGETGSGKSTQLPKYLYEAGLAQHGAIGVTQPRRVATISVAQRVAEEMGCALGGVVGYQVRFDDCSSEETAIKYMTDGCLLRHILADPLLSKYSIIILDEAHERSLSTDILFGLLKKLFLQNKPPGRKTEMKVVVMSATLEVDKLSEFFGHCSVLHIPGRSYPVKEIFCNLLSPRDTGSSAYVTEAVKVTLDIHLNEAEGDILVFLTGQIEIEKACDLLFKKAESIDYRYEVHDQSIEGLLILPLYGSMSTDQQKRIFLPAPKGIRKCVVSTNIAATSLTIEGVRYVVDSGFVKQLNHNPRVGLDILEVVPISKSEAMQRAGRAGRTSSGKSYRLYSTEFWEQCMPDHTVPEIKRTSLTSVILTLKCLSVHDVIRFPYLDRPEERHILEALKQLYQCDAIDRRGRVTRLGEFLVQFPLPPNLSCAVIKAASLDCEDMLLPIAAMLSVENVFIRPGDPQRQKEAELQHQELSSQVGGCNDFATLLNIFEQCKASKSPSAWCHKYWIHWRAVKSALSVEKQLREITNKLKQLPDFPKETFEGSRTELLRRCLCAGYFINVARRSAARTFCTMDGHGSIVYIHPSSTLYNQETRLEWIIFHDVTVTSKIYVRTVCPVRYEWVKDLLPRLHQIDAYELSSVAREEVTEEEITRWKHKEDLRRQCEGAKDSPAKKLEKRNDDKSIQDARARYLERKQQRAQGLNGPLKEVS from the exons ATGGAGGGCGGCGCGCTGCCCATCCGCCGCCACCGGCGGGCCTTGGTGCGAGCTGTCAGCGAGCAGCCATTCCTCATCGTCACCGGCGAGACGGGCAGCGGGAAGAGCACGCAGCTGCCCAAGTACCTCTACGAGGCAG GCCTCGCCCAGCACGGAGCCATCGGGGTGACCCAACCCCGGCGCGTTGCCACCATCTCTGTGGCGCAGCGCGTGGCCGAGGAGATGGGCTGCGCTCTGGGCGGCGTTGTGGGGTACCAGGTCCGCTTCGACGACTGCAGCTCTGAG GAGACTGCCATCAAGTATATGACCGATGGCTGCTTATTGAGGCATATATTGGCAGACCCCCTTCTCAGCAAGTACAGCATCATCATTTTGGATGAAGCTCATGAGCGAAGCCTCAGCACT GATATTTTATTTGGCTTGCTGAAGAAACTATTTCTACAGAACAAGCCACCAGGcaggaagacagaaatgaaagtaGTGGTGATGTCAGCCACCCTGGAGGTGGATAAGCTCTCAGAGTTCTTTGGGCATTGCTCCGTGCTGCATATTCCAGGAAGAAGTTACCCAGTAAAGGAGATATTCTGCAACCTGCTCAGCCCACGGGACACTGGAAGCTCTGCATATGTTACAGAG GCTGTAAAAGTGACATTGGATATCCACTTAAATGAAGCAGAAGGTGACATCTTGGTTTTTCTGACAG gtcAGATTGAGATAGAAAAAGCCTGTGATCTCCTTTTCAAGAAAGCAGAGTCTATTGATTACCGGTATGAAGTACATGATCAATCTATTGAGGGACTGCTTATCTTACCATTGTATGGGTCAATGTCAACAG ATCAacagaagagaatatttttgcCAGCTCCCAAAGGAATCAGGAAGTGTGTGGTATCTACAAACATTGCTGCAACATCTCTGACCATTGAAGGAGTCAG GTACGTGGTAGACAGTGGATTTGTGAAGCAGTTGAATCATAACCCCCGGGTTGGCTTGGACATACTGGAAGTGGTTCCCATTTCAAA GAGTGAAGCAATGCAGCGAGCTGGCCGAGCTGGCAGGACATCATCTGGAAAGAGCTACCGGCTCTACAGCACAGAATTCTGGGAGCAGTGCATGCCTGATCACACAGTTCCCGAGATCAAGAGAACCAGCCTGACATCTGTGATCCTGACCTTGAAGTGCCTTTCTGTGCATGATGTCATAAG ATTTCCCTACTTGGACCGTCCTGAAGAAAGGCATATTTTAGAAGCTCTCAAACAACTTTACCAGTGTGATGCTATTGACAG GAGAGGCCGCGTGACGAGACTGGGTGAATTCCTGGTGCAgtttcccctccctcccaacCTGTCCTGTGCTGTCATAAAAGCTGCTTCTCTTGATTGTGAAGATATGCTGCTTCCCATTGCAGCCATGTTGTCTGTGGAAAATGTCTTCATTCGTCCAG GTGATCCTCAGAGGCAAAAGGAGGCAGAACTTCAACACCAGGAGCTTTCCTCACAAGTGGGAGGATGCAATGACTTTGCAACTCTCTTAAACATTTTTGAACAGTGCAAAGCAAG CAAGTCTCCTTCAGCATGGTGTCACAAATACTGGATCCATTGGAGAGCTGTAAAATCTGCTCTTAGTGTGGAGAAACAACTTCGGGAAATAACCAATAAACTGAAACAG CTGCCAGACTTCCCTAAAGAGACTTTTGAAGGCTCTAGAACTGAGCTACTAAGGAGGTGCCTGTGTGCAGGATACTTTATCAATGTAGCAAGGAG ATCTGCAGCCAGGACCTTCTGCACAATGGACGGACATGGCAGCATAGTCTATATCCATCCTTCATCTACA CTATATAACCAGGAAACTCGACTTGAGTGGATTATCTTCCATGATGTCACAGTGACATCCAAAATCTATGTCCGGACAGTGTGTCCTGTTCGCTACGAGTGGGTGAAAGACTTGTTGCCCAGACTGCATCAGATTGATGCGTATGAACTGAGCAGTGTGGCACGGGAAGAAGTAACTGAAGAGGAAATAACCAGGTGGAAGCATAAGGAGGACCTCAGAAGGCAGTGTG AAGGAGCCAAagacagccctgccaaaaagctggagaaaaggaaCGATGATAAATCGATTCAGGATGCCCGAGCTCGCTATCTtgagagaaagcagcaaagagcaCAGGGTTTAAATGGCCCATTGAAAGAAGTGAGCTAA